One part of the [Pantoea] beijingensis genome encodes these proteins:
- the ivy gene encoding Ivy family C-type lysozyme inhibitor: MKKTLIALFLSFSGLATSAYAQDELTISKLAVDQDTKAEFLKMAANQHLPKWITQGGTDSQGQKVNIAGNQYLVLTSCKPHDCGSQRIAVLYAPVTKKIAGVFSSVDENTGNEKLQWLNIPDDLSIDGKTVLLAALTGSLDNHPDSFNFK, from the coding sequence ATGAAAAAAACACTTATTGCACTATTTCTCTCATTTTCAGGTTTAGCCACATCCGCGTATGCGCAAGATGAACTAACCATCAGTAAACTGGCAGTGGATCAGGATACGAAGGCGGAGTTCCTGAAAATGGCGGCTAACCAGCATTTACCCAAATGGATAACTCAGGGTGGAACAGACTCTCAGGGCCAGAAAGTCAACATCGCAGGCAATCAGTATCTGGTGCTGACTTCATGCAAACCGCATGATTGTGGTTCACAACGAATCGCCGTGCTTTACGCCCCGGTAACGAAAAAAATAGCGGGTGTATTTTCCTCAGTAGATGAGAATACAGGTAATGAAAAACTACAGTGGTTAAATATACCTGATGATTTGTCGATTGATGGGAAGACAGTCCTGCTCGCAGCACTGACAGGCAGCCTTGATAATCACCCGGATAGTTTCAATTTTAAATAG